In one Bosea sp. RAC05 genomic region, the following are encoded:
- a CDS encoding TRAP transporter small permease, whose protein sequence is MTVDSRTYRIDRAVEPMRWLFRWGSLAMLIAMVSLPFIQVVSREIFATPIIGVEELARFMLICAVFLALPYVISAGANIRMEEIVSMLPGGVVRTAKITGAIAATATFAAITLASFVAIGGNLDNSTPTLGIPYWIFLGAACISFAMSTLECAIQTAKAIQGRPLYVTFPQEHEPEDELDLPDEMKH, encoded by the coding sequence GTGACCGTCGACAGCCGGACCTATCGGATCGACCGCGCAGTCGAGCCGATGCGGTGGCTGTTCCGCTGGGGCAGCCTGGCGATGCTGATCGCCATGGTGTCGCTGCCCTTCATCCAGGTGGTGTCGCGCGAAATCTTCGCCACGCCGATCATCGGCGTCGAGGAACTGGCGCGCTTCATGCTGATCTGCGCGGTGTTCCTGGCACTGCCCTATGTCATTTCCGCCGGCGCCAATATCAGGATGGAAGAGATCGTCTCGATGCTGCCGGGCGGTGTCGTGCGTACGGCGAAGATCACCGGCGCGATTGCCGCAACCGCGACCTTCGCGGCGATCACGCTCGCCAGCTTCGTCGCCATCGGCGGCAATCTCGACAACTCGACCCCGACACTGGGGATTCCCTATTGGATCTTTCTGGGGGCGGCCTGCATCAGCTTTGCGATGAGCACCCTCGAATGCGCCATCCAGACCGCCAAGGCGATCCAGGGGCGGCCGCTGTACGTCACCTTCCCCCAGGAGCACGAGCCCGAAGACGAGCTCGATCTGCCCGACGAGATGAAGCACTGA
- a CDS encoding amidohydrolase family protein, whose product MTAEARPTLPPRPRAVIDAHHHVWDLANDLPWLKHERVPFRYGDYSAICRDYMPVDYRADLAGWPVVASVYVEAEWAREKAAEESRWVAAVSKAEGLPSVVVAWCDLAASGAATLLASHAAVSIVRGIRHKPAAASGPTEAKRGAAGSMDDPAWRQGYALLERHGLSFDLQTPWWHLDAAAELAKDFPATQIIINHTGLPADRSPEALAAWRRALERAAAQPNIALKISGLGLPGRPWTVATNGPVIRDALAIFGLGRTMFASNFPVDSLVGDFDTIFSGFLAATASLPGSDRDRLFHDNARRIYRL is encoded by the coding sequence ATGACCGCCGAGGCGAGGCCCACCCTTCCCCCCCGACCGCGCGCCGTCATCGACGCGCATCATCACGTCTGGGACCTCGCCAACGATCTGCCCTGGCTGAAGCATGAGCGGGTGCCTTTCCGCTACGGCGATTACTCGGCCATCTGCCGGGACTACATGCCTGTGGATTATCGCGCGGATCTCGCTGGATGGCCCGTCGTGGCCTCCGTCTATGTCGAGGCGGAATGGGCGCGTGAGAAGGCGGCAGAGGAAAGCCGGTGGGTCGCGGCGGTGTCGAAGGCGGAAGGGCTGCCCTCGGTCGTCGTCGCCTGGTGCGACCTGGCCGCGTCTGGTGCCGCGACGCTGCTCGCCTCCCATGCCGCCGTGTCGATCGTAAGGGGGATCCGGCACAAGCCCGCGGCAGCCTCCGGGCCGACCGAGGCGAAGCGTGGCGCCGCTGGCTCCATGGACGATCCGGCCTGGCGCCAGGGCTATGCCCTGCTCGAGCGACACGGCCTGTCCTTCGACCTGCAGACGCCCTGGTGGCATCTCGATGCGGCCGCCGAACTGGCGAAGGATTTCCCCGCGACGCAGATTATCATCAACCACACCGGCTTGCCCGCCGATCGCTCCCCCGAAGCGCTGGCGGCCTGGCGGCGGGCCCTGGAGCGGGCGGCGGCGCAGCCCAATATCGCGCTCAAGATCTCCGGCCTCGGCCTGCCGGGCCGACCCTGGACGGTCGCGACCAATGGCCCGGTCATCCGCGATGCGCTCGCCATCTTCGGCCTGGGCCGGACGATGTTTGCCAGCAACTTCCCGGTCGACAGTCTGGTCGGCGATTTCGATACGATCTTCTCGGGCTTTCTCGCCGCGACGGCGAGCTTGCCTGGAAGCGACCGCGACCGGCTGTTTCACGACAACGCCCGGCGCATCTACCGGCTATGA
- a CDS encoding NAD(P)-dependent oxidoreductase — protein sequence MSATTALPRIGFIGIGIMGEAMVRRLLDLGYSVTVWNLEPERLGTVVPQGAVAAGSPADVAAASDIVMLCVLHMAAVERCILAEDGVAAAGRGPTMVIDFSTADPEGTRQVAAKLASLTGAGWIDAPVSGGPQLARTGGMTVMAGGSEADFAKAKPILDQMAGNVTLMGPVGAGQTTKIINQAIVGTGYVVMAEALMLAEAAGIDAARLPQCLAGGHADSSLLQRLYPQMQQRAFEPPSSYARQLLKDLKAVSAFSRDLGLDLKVIEEGVQRYKDYVALGHEMTDSAAVVKLYEHDAAQRAAGKP from the coding sequence ATGAGCGCTACCACCGCCCTGCCCCGCATCGGGTTCATCGGCATCGGCATCATGGGCGAAGCCATGGTGCGGCGCCTGCTCGACCTCGGCTACTCCGTCACCGTCTGGAACCTCGAGCCGGAGCGGCTCGGCACCGTCGTGCCGCAGGGCGCGGTGGCAGCCGGGAGCCCGGCTGACGTCGCGGCGGCGAGCGACATCGTCATGCTCTGTGTCCTGCATATGGCCGCGGTCGAACGCTGCATCCTGGCCGAGGACGGCGTCGCGGCCGCCGGTCGTGGCCCGACAATGGTTATCGACTTCTCGACCGCCGATCCCGAGGGCACCCGCCAGGTGGCTGCCAAGCTGGCGAGCCTGACCGGCGCGGGCTGGATCGATGCTCCGGTCTCCGGAGGCCCACAGCTCGCCCGCACCGGGGGCATGACCGTGATGGCGGGCGGGTCGGAAGCCGATTTCGCGAAGGCCAAGCCGATCCTCGACCAGATGGCCGGAAACGTCACTCTGATGGGGCCGGTCGGGGCCGGCCAGACCACCAAGATCATCAACCAGGCGATCGTTGGCACAGGCTATGTCGTGATGGCCGAGGCGCTGATGCTGGCTGAGGCTGCTGGGATCGATGCCGCGCGCCTGCCGCAATGCCTGGCCGGCGGCCACGCCGATTCCAGTCTGCTGCAGCGGCTTTATCCGCAGATGCAGCAGCGCGCCTTCGAGCCCCCATCGAGCTATGCCCGGCAACTCCTCAAGGATCTCAAGGCGGTCTCCGCCTTTTCGCGCGATCTCGGGCTCGATCTCAAGGTCATCGAGGAGGGCGTGCAGCGCTACAAGGACTATGTCGCACTCGGCCACGAGATGACGGATTCGGCGGCTGTCGTGAAGCTCTACGAGCATGATGCGGCACAGCGGGCAGCGGGCAAGCCATGA
- a CDS encoding TRAP transporter substrate-binding protein, translated as MTTINKRQTLKSMVAALALAAGFAAPAAAQVTLRYAHVGSEGDIQYWYAEEFAKRVQARTEGRVKVQVFPNSQLGGAQETVDGVRSGAISLAHHEFASLSRLMPEMAAFAAPFIYRDGTHAMMATDPANSEIMKEMSEKLVKQANIRIVGRLYRGARQMTAKMAVYSPADLKDKRFRGVPLQLWTTMIKGMGAVPTPVEVAELPTALMTGMVIGQENPLTMINANKLYEVQSHVMLTGHMQNVLPVFINERSWQSIPEKDRAVVAAVAAEVGEETLKLGLEAEVKLIDELKKKGMTFITEKDGLKVDEFRKSVSAQVNTDFPTWAPIIARISAMK; from the coding sequence ATGACCACGATCAACAAGAGGCAGACGCTCAAAAGCATGGTCGCAGCGCTGGCGCTCGCGGCGGGTTTCGCAGCCCCGGCGGCAGCCCAGGTGACGCTGCGCTACGCCCATGTCGGCTCGGAGGGCGACATCCAGTACTGGTACGCCGAGGAGTTCGCCAAGCGGGTTCAGGCGCGCACGGAAGGTCGCGTCAAGGTTCAGGTCTTCCCGAATTCGCAGCTTGGTGGCGCGCAGGAGACGGTCGACGGCGTCCGCAGCGGCGCGATCTCGCTCGCCCACCACGAATTCGCTTCGCTGTCGCGGCTGATGCCGGAAATGGCAGCCTTCGCCGCGCCCTTCATCTATCGCGACGGCACGCATGCGATGATGGCCACCGACCCGGCGAATTCCGAGATCATGAAGGAGATGTCGGAGAAGCTGGTCAAGCAGGCCAATATCCGCATCGTCGGCCGGCTCTATCGCGGGGCACGCCAGATGACGGCGAAGATGGCGGTCTATTCGCCCGCCGATCTCAAGGACAAGCGATTCCGGGGCGTCCCGCTGCAGCTCTGGACGACGATGATCAAGGGCATGGGCGCGGTGCCGACGCCGGTCGAGGTCGCCGAACTACCGACCGCCTTGATGACCGGCATGGTGATCGGCCAGGAAAATCCGCTCACCATGATCAACGCCAACAAGCTCTATGAGGTTCAGAGCCATGTGATGCTGACCGGGCACATGCAGAACGTGCTGCCGGTCTTCATCAACGAGCGCAGCTGGCAGTCGATCCCGGAGAAGGACCGCGCCGTCGTGGCCGCCGTCGCGGCCGAGGTTGGCGAGGAGACTCTCAAGCTCGGGCTCGAGGCCGAGGTCAAGCTGATCGACGAGCTCAAGAAGAAGGGCATGACCTTCATCACCGAGAAGGACGGACTCAAGGTCGACGAGTTCCGCAAATCCGTGAGCGCGCAGGTCAACACCGACTTCCCGACCTGGGCACCGATCATCGCGCGCATCAGCGCCATGAAGTGA
- a CDS encoding DMT family transporter, translating to MMGRGGRSGIGLMVLAMIVFGAQDALSRHLAARYGIVLVLTIRFWFFALFVLALSARAEGGLRAVAATRHPALQVLRGLTLVAQLVLLIEGFVRIGLVESHAIFACYPLLVAVLAALVLGEAVPPARWLAIAAGAVGVLIILQPGAGVFTPAALIVLGAASIFATYSILTRLVARHDSPQTSFFYTGIVPGLLLSLAAPFVWRPLAITDWGWMALLCVSGALGHFLLIRAYQRTQASQLQPFAYLQLVTASALGVIVFGEALSWTTLLGAAIVVLAGLSNVWIERPRLAV from the coding sequence ATGATGGGGCGAGGCGGACGCAGTGGCATCGGCCTGATGGTGCTGGCGATGATCGTCTTTGGCGCACAGGATGCCCTGTCCCGCCATCTGGCGGCGCGATACGGCATCGTTCTGGTTCTGACGATCCGGTTCTGGTTCTTCGCCCTCTTCGTGCTCGCCCTGAGTGCAAGGGCCGAAGGCGGACTGCGGGCCGTGGCCGCAACGCGTCACCCGGCACTCCAGGTCCTGCGCGGCCTGACGCTGGTCGCCCAACTCGTCCTGTTGATCGAAGGCTTCGTCCGGATCGGGCTTGTCGAGAGCCACGCGATCTTCGCCTGCTATCCGCTGCTCGTCGCGGTTCTGGCCGCACTGGTGCTCGGCGAAGCGGTGCCTCCGGCGCGCTGGCTCGCCATCGCGGCTGGCGCCGTCGGCGTCCTCATCATCCTTCAGCCAGGTGCCGGCGTCTTCACCCCCGCTGCCCTGATCGTGCTGGGGGCCGCAAGCATCTTTGCGACCTATTCGATCCTGACCCGGCTGGTCGCGCGTCATGACAGCCCGCAGACCAGCTTCTTCTATACCGGCATCGTGCCGGGCCTGCTGCTGAGCCTCGCCGCCCCCTTCGTCTGGAGGCCGCTGGCCATAACCGACTGGGGCTGGATGGCGCTGCTCTGCGTCTCCGGCGCGCTCGGGCATTTCCTTCTGATACGGGCCTATCAGCGCACGCAGGCGAGCCAGCTACAGCCATTTGCCTATCTCCAGCTCGTGACGGCCTCGGCGCTCGGCGTCATCGTTTTCGGCGAAGCACTATCCTGGACGACGCTGCTTGGAGCCGCGATCGTTGTCTTGGCAGGCTTGTCCAACGTCTGGATCGAGCGCCCGCGCTTGGCCGTTTGA
- a CDS encoding CaiB/BaiF CoA transferase family protein, whose amino-acid sequence MALPLAGIRVLDISQVMAGPFCCMLLADMGADVIKIEPPGTGDSTRLSMGFRLKGTDSPGFLALNRNKRSITLDLKQEEDRDVLYGLVQTADVLVENARPGVAARLGMDYETLRAINPRLVYASISGFGQTGPWSQRPGFDLMAQAVSGVLSSNGFPGMEPAKNSIPVADLGAGLFSAYAILSAIIGRQTSNVGQFIDASLFEAALALSVWETTELWGTGRSPIPIGSANRMSAPYQAVEASDGWFVIGAANQGLWLKLIKAIGREELQLEERFATNANRIINRIALIEVMAPTFRSRTKQDWIDALIGAGVPTAPILDYAEAVESEQAVAREMVKTIPHPVEGEFKALGFPVKLSGTPQEIRLPPPLLNQHGDEIREELTRKGLIGPGRKTAAVAR is encoded by the coding sequence ATGGCGCTGCCACTCGCGGGCATTCGCGTGCTCGACATCTCGCAGGTGATGGCGGGCCCCTTTTGTTGCATGCTGCTGGCGGATATGGGCGCCGACGTCATCAAGATCGAGCCGCCCGGCACCGGCGATTCGACCCGCCTGTCGATGGGGTTCAGACTGAAGGGCACCGACAGCCCGGGCTTCCTGGCGCTGAACCGCAACAAGCGCAGCATCACGCTCGACCTCAAGCAGGAAGAGGACCGCGACGTTCTCTACGGGCTGGTGCAGACGGCCGACGTCCTCGTCGAGAATGCCCGCCCCGGCGTGGCCGCGCGTCTGGGCATGGATTACGAGACGCTGCGCGCCATCAATCCACGCCTGGTCTATGCCAGCATCTCCGGCTTCGGCCAGACCGGCCCCTGGTCGCAACGCCCCGGCTTCGACCTGATGGCGCAGGCCGTCTCGGGCGTGCTCAGTTCCAACGGATTTCCCGGCATGGAGCCGGCCAAGAACTCGATTCCGGTCGCCGATCTCGGTGCCGGCCTGTTCAGCGCCTATGCGATCCTGAGCGCGATCATCGGCCGCCAGACCTCCAATGTCGGCCAGTTCATCGACGCCTCGCTGTTCGAGGCGGCGCTGGCGCTCTCGGTCTGGGAGACGACCGAACTCTGGGGCACCGGCCGCTCGCCAATCCCGATCGGATCGGCCAACCGCATGTCGGCGCCCTACCAGGCGGTCGAGGCATCGGATGGCTGGTTCGTCATCGGCGCCGCCAATCAGGGGCTGTGGCTCAAGCTGATCAAGGCGATCGGGCGCGAGGAACTGCAACTGGAAGAGCGCTTCGCGACCAACGCCAATCGCATCATCAACCGCATCGCGCTGATCGAGGTGATGGCGCCGACCTTCCGCAGCCGCACCAAGCAGGACTGGATCGACGCGCTGATCGGGGCCGGTGTGCCGACCGCGCCGATTCTCGACTATGCCGAGGCCGTGGAAAGCGAACAGGCCGTAGCGCGCGAGATGGTCAAGACCATCCCGCATCCGGTCGAGGGCGAGTTCAAGGCTCTGGGCTTCCCGGTCAAGCTCAGCGGCACGCCCCAGGAAATCCGCCTGCCGCCGCCTCTGCTGAACCAGCATGGCGACGAAATCCGCGAAGAGCTGACGCGCAAGGGGCTGATCGGGCCGGGGCGCAAGACGGCGGCGGTGGCGCGATGA
- a CDS encoding TRAP transporter large permease has protein sequence MAITIILAFVALFIFGFPVVVAIAVPALLYVMLSGFPLELIAQRMTYALDSFPLVAVPVFIFVGSLMNQAGITSHIYRFAHTLGGRVPGGLAQVNVIGSLVFSGTSGAALADIGGLGRIEIRAMVRAGFTRAYSAAITGASAVVGPIFPPSIPLIIYGSATSVSIVQLLVAGIMPALLYVALLMATVAWLAKRHDHPRSKRWPTFRELWTTFWPAAPALMTPLLLIGGMLGGYFTPTEAASITVAYILLIAMVFYGGLTWPRLRFALFDTVKTTSAVLIIVSAAALFGWILTVEQLPQTFTRSLLSISTDPIVLLIIVNLLLIVVGMFLDSTTATLLVAPLITAPLVMAGVDPVHLGIVFVFNLMIGILTPPMGLALFLLSDIAKTSMPAVLRAVMPFYIPLFGALAIITFWPDLTLWLPRMLR, from the coding sequence ATGGCGATCACCATCATCCTCGCCTTCGTGGCGCTGTTCATCTTCGGCTTTCCGGTCGTCGTGGCGATCGCGGTTCCGGCCCTGCTCTATGTCATGCTGTCGGGGTTCCCGCTGGAACTGATCGCGCAGCGCATGACCTATGCGCTGGATTCCTTCCCGCTGGTGGCTGTTCCAGTCTTCATCTTCGTCGGAAGCCTGATGAACCAGGCGGGCATCACCAGCCACATCTACCGCTTCGCCCACACGCTGGGGGGCCGCGTCCCGGGCGGGTTGGCGCAGGTCAACGTCATCGGTTCGCTCGTCTTCTCGGGCACCTCTGGAGCGGCGCTTGCCGATATCGGCGGCTTGGGTCGGATCGAAATCCGCGCCATGGTGCGGGCGGGCTTCACCCGCGCCTATTCGGCGGCCATCACCGGCGCGTCCGCTGTCGTTGGACCTATCTTTCCGCCCTCGATCCCCCTGATCATCTATGGCTCGGCGACCAGCGTCTCGATCGTGCAATTGCTGGTCGCCGGCATTATGCCGGCGCTGCTCTATGTCGCCCTGCTGATGGCGACTGTGGCCTGGCTCGCCAAGCGCCACGATCATCCGCGCTCGAAGCGCTGGCCGACGTTTCGCGAACTCTGGACCACCTTCTGGCCGGCGGCCCCAGCGCTGATGACGCCGCTCCTGCTGATCGGCGGCATGCTGGGCGGCTATTTTACCCCGACAGAGGCCGCCTCGATTACGGTCGCCTACATCCTGCTGATCGCGATGGTCTTCTATGGCGGTCTCACCTGGCCTCGGCTGCGCTTTGCCCTGTTCGATACGGTGAAGACGACATCAGCGGTGCTGATCATCGTCTCGGCCGCGGCCTTGTTCGGCTGGATCCTGACCGTCGAGCAATTGCCGCAAACCTTCACGCGCAGCCTGCTCTCGATATCGACAGACCCGATCGTTCTCCTGATCATCGTCAACCTGCTTCTGATCGTCGTCGGCATGTTCCTCGACAGCACGACGGCGACGCTGCTGGTCGCGCCGCTGATCACGGCGCCACTCGTCATGGCCGGCGTCGACCCGGTGCATCTCGGCATCGTCTTCGTGTTCAATCTAATGATTGGAATCTTGACGCCCCCGATGGGACTGGCGCTGTTCCTTCTGTCGGACATCGCCAAGACGTCGATGCCCGCGGTGCTGAGGGCCGTCATGCCGTTCTACATCCCATTGTTCGGCGCACTCGCGATCATCACCTTCTGGCCCGACCTGACTCTCTGGCTGCCACGCATGCTGCGCTGA
- a CDS encoding enoyl-CoA hydratase, protein MTAPRIVYETVGDVAHIRFDNPQAFNALTKQMWLDMRDAARAIADDPTIRVAVFRGRGGKAFVSGTDISGFATFTSGADGIAYEREIDDCMRALDAIPVTTIAVVDGWAVGGGLNIAAACDFRIATPDARFGSPIGRTLGNCLSALSLARIGGAIGVAMARRMVLLGEIITAPDLLAGGFLLRVVERDAIDAEIETLCRRAAENAPLTTRTTKETLRRMTLDSLPDVDALIDRVYGSDDFRRGVQEFLAKTKALPTWTGR, encoded by the coding sequence ATGACAGCTCCGCGTATCGTTTACGAGACGGTCGGCGACGTCGCCCATATCCGCTTCGACAATCCCCAGGCCTTCAACGCCCTGACGAAGCAGATGTGGCTGGACATGCGCGACGCTGCGCGCGCCATTGCCGACGATCCGACCATCCGCGTCGCGGTCTTCCGCGGCAGGGGCGGCAAGGCCTTTGTCTCGGGCACCGATATCTCGGGCTTCGCCACGTTCACGAGCGGCGCCGACGGCATCGCCTATGAGCGCGAGATCGACGACTGCATGCGCGCGCTCGACGCCATTCCGGTCACGACCATCGCCGTCGTCGACGGCTGGGCTGTCGGAGGCGGGTTGAACATCGCGGCGGCTTGCGATTTCCGCATTGCCACGCCCGATGCCCGCTTCGGCTCGCCGATCGGCCGCACTTTGGGCAACTGCCTGTCTGCGCTCAGCCTCGCGCGCATCGGCGGCGCGATCGGCGTGGCGATGGCGCGGCGCATGGTGCTGCTGGGCGAGATCATCACGGCGCCGGACCTGCTCGCCGGCGGGTTCCTGCTGCGCGTGGTCGAGCGCGATGCAATAGACGCCGAGATCGAGACTCTGTGCCGTCGCGCCGCCGAGAACGCACCGCTGACCACCCGCACCACCAAGGAGACGCTTCGGCGCATGACGCTGGACTCCCTCCCGGACGTCGATGCGCTGATCGACAGGGTCTACGGCAGCGACGATTTCCGCCGCGGCGTCCAAGAGTTCCTGGCCAAGACCAAGGCGCTGCCGACCTGGACCGGGCGCTGA
- a CDS encoding GntR family transcriptional regulator: MVAKTPASPAFSRLVTLREQPLAYPKSLVELAYEQLLSMLVTMKIAPGAHIGIEALSRDLQISPTPIREALTLLEAQKLAYKIPNVGFRAAELLTRPEIDDLFEMRLLIEPQAAAFAALRSNQQSFDALTTLSEQMARIAGGDETDYAQFAEGDARLHHLVASASGNRFIAQTIEGLHVHLHIFRFLFRTNAPERALQEHAAIVSALLARDPDAAEAAMRTHLEASRQRMATALDHRDEALPNPASAPPRRIDTGDSYA, from the coding sequence ATGGTCGCCAAGACACCCGCGTCGCCCGCTTTTTCCCGCCTCGTCACGCTGAGAGAGCAACCGCTTGCCTATCCCAAATCGCTGGTCGAACTCGCTTATGAGCAACTGTTGTCGATGCTCGTGACGATGAAGATCGCGCCTGGCGCCCATATCGGGATCGAAGCGCTTTCGCGCGATCTGCAGATATCGCCGACGCCGATCCGCGAGGCGCTGACGCTGCTCGAAGCCCAAAAGCTCGCCTACAAGATTCCCAATGTCGGGTTCCGGGCCGCCGAGCTTTTGACCCGGCCGGAGATCGACGACCTGTTCGAAATGCGGCTTCTGATCGAGCCGCAGGCGGCGGCCTTCGCCGCGCTGCGCAGCAACCAGCAGAGTTTCGATGCGCTGACGACCTTGTCCGAGCAGATGGCTCGGATCGCCGGTGGCGACGAGACCGACTATGCGCAGTTCGCCGAAGGTGATGCGCGACTGCACCACCTCGTCGCCAGCGCCAGCGGCAACCGCTTCATCGCTCAAACGATCGAGGGGTTACACGTCCATCTGCACATCTTCCGCTTCCTGTTTCGCACCAACGCTCCCGAACGGGCGCTTCAGGAGCATGCCGCCATCGTGAGCGCCCTGCTGGCCCGCGACCCCGATGCGGCCGAGGCCGCAATGCGCACCCATCTCGAAGCGTCGCGCCAACGCATGGCGACCGCGCTGGATCATCGTGACGAAGCGTTGCCCAACCCCGCCAGCGCCCCGCCGCGCCGGATTGACACCGGTGATAGCTACGCCTAA